The Myxococcus fulvus genome has a window encoding:
- a CDS encoding ATP-binding protein, with translation MSPLPSPLPASASLDPHLSVTVRHPVDAVVAASLSRRFARESGLSAASSAEVAVVVSELATNLVRHTRVGGTVELWREDCWLCIRARDRGPGMVEPERLFLGRAGRPGPLPGESLGEGGAAVRRLTDEVRVSNREGGGLEVFARKRMKLEASKPW, from the coding sequence ATGAGCCCTTTGCCGTCGCCTCTGCCTGCCTCCGCCTCGCTGGACCCGCACCTGTCGGTGACCGTCCGACATCCCGTGGACGCGGTGGTGGCGGCCTCGCTGAGCCGGCGCTTCGCGCGCGAGTCGGGGCTGTCGGCGGCGTCCAGCGCGGAGGTGGCGGTGGTGGTGAGCGAGCTGGCCACCAACCTGGTGCGCCACACGCGGGTGGGCGGCACGGTGGAGCTGTGGCGCGAGGACTGCTGGCTGTGCATCCGCGCGCGCGACAGGGGCCCGGGCATGGTGGAGCCGGAGCGGCTCTTCCTGGGCCGCGCGGGCCGGCCAGGGCCGCTGCCCGGAGAGAGCCTGGGCGAGGGCGGCGCGGCGGTGCGGCGACTGACGGACGAGGTCCGCGTGTCCAACCGCGAGGGCGGTGGCCTGGAAGTGTTCGCACGCAAGCGCATGAAGCTGGAGGCAAGCAAGCCGTGGTGA
- a CDS encoding class II glutamine amidotransferase, translating into MSVVLAALTSDPNLLKCELSRLAGQVLVQTEPRANAMGVGAYAQDEVLLRRLAVVEAVPSLESLAPPTESEALLFHAGRLPLGASLEENTQPFRSRRWLFAHQGAISGFDQLRGPLMASLPEHLQRQVRGGTDSEVLFALFLRQLRDVGRTDDPRLEPHVAGRLLADTAREVVKRSMDLGIPRASTLNLVATNGLLLVATRCGEEPLYYSRLEGGAECEPCGVTASTPESQPAVGAHRRRRTVVVASHLQRPGSWVELPRGTTLAVGLDLQVQLLQGN; encoded by the coding sequence ATGTCCGTCGTCCTCGCCGCCCTCACGTCAGACCCGAACCTGCTGAAGTGCGAGCTCTCCCGGCTCGCCGGGCAGGTGCTCGTCCAGACGGAGCCTCGAGCGAACGCGATGGGCGTGGGCGCGTATGCCCAGGACGAAGTCCTGCTGCGACGGCTCGCCGTCGTGGAGGCGGTGCCCTCGCTGGAGTCGCTCGCCCCACCCACCGAGTCCGAAGCGCTCCTGTTCCACGCGGGCCGGCTGCCCCTGGGCGCGTCGCTCGAGGAGAACACCCAGCCGTTCCGCTCGCGCCGGTGGCTGTTCGCCCATCAGGGCGCCATCAGCGGGTTCGATCAGCTTCGCGGGCCGTTGATGGCCTCGCTCCCCGAGCACCTCCAACGTCAGGTGCGCGGCGGCACCGACAGCGAGGTCCTCTTCGCGCTCTTCCTGCGCCAGCTGCGCGACGTCGGCCGCACGGATGATCCGCGCCTGGAGCCCCACGTCGCCGGACGCCTCCTGGCGGACACCGCGCGCGAGGTCGTCAAGCGCTCCATGGACCTGGGCATCCCCCGCGCCTCCACGCTCAACTTGGTGGCCACCAACGGACTCCTGCTCGTGGCGACCCGCTGCGGCGAGGAGCCGCTCTACTACTCGCGGCTGGAGGGCGGCGCGGAGTGCGAGCCCTGTGGCGTGACGGCGAGCACCCCGGAGAGCCAGCCCGCCGTCGGCGCGCACCGCCGTCGTCGCACCGTCGTCGTGGCCAGCCACCTCCAGCGCCCCGGCAGCTGGGTGGAGCTGCCTCGCGGCACCACGCTCGCCGTGGGCCTGGACCTGCAGGTCCAACTGCTCCAGGGCAACTGA
- the dnaK gene encoding molecular chaperone DnaK yields the protein MSDDIAIGIDLGTSYSCVSVVQDGQPIVIPNEWGETTHASCVSFLEDGSVLVGNAAKKNIITSPETTVYSAKRLIGRYYFSDEVKKAQAVMPYRIVEGENNSVRIGVRERAYSLPEISALVLKEMKAVAETYLGREVTKAVVTVPAYFNDNQRQATKDAGRIAGLEVLRILNEPTAAALAYGFGRDVNQRVVVYDLGGGTFDVSILEIGKDVFEVLATAGDTYLGGDDFDDRIMTYLADDFLNKTRLDLRQNKFCLQMLKEAAEKAKIDVGQTGSADILCQGICQDAQGNVMDLRNTLNQDQFNKMVMDLVQRTFKVCDEALQSARLTAADIDAVILVGGPTRLPIIRNSVKHYFQKAPLEGINPDQVVAMGAALQSHALLDSKTETFLVDVTPLTLRIGTVGGYTEKIIDKNTPVPIDRSKAFTTSRDGQEKVKIRVYQGESNRADECEMLGEFEFAGFRIGYRGEVKIEVTFEINTDGLVNVSACDTETGQKTSTTITLSSGMSEADIQKSIQANRSTRLAGHNNSDLPAVAQ from the coding sequence ATGTCGGACGACATCGCAATCGGCATCGACCTCGGCACGTCGTACTCGTGCGTGTCGGTGGTCCAGGACGGGCAGCCCATCGTCATCCCCAACGAGTGGGGTGAGACGACGCATGCCTCCTGCGTGTCCTTCCTCGAGGACGGCTCGGTGCTGGTGGGTAACGCCGCCAAGAAGAACATCATCACCAGCCCCGAGACGACGGTGTACTCCGCGAAGCGGCTCATCGGCCGGTACTACTTCTCCGACGAGGTGAAGAAGGCCCAGGCGGTGATGCCGTACCGGATTGTGGAGGGCGAGAACAACTCGGTGCGCATCGGCGTGCGCGAGCGCGCGTACTCGCTGCCGGAGATCTCCGCGCTGGTGCTCAAGGAGATGAAGGCCGTCGCGGAGACGTACCTGGGCCGCGAGGTGACGAAGGCCGTCGTCACGGTCCCCGCGTACTTCAACGACAACCAGCGTCAGGCGACCAAGGACGCGGGCCGCATCGCGGGGCTGGAGGTGCTGCGCATCCTCAACGAGCCCACCGCGGCGGCGCTCGCGTACGGGTTCGGACGGGACGTCAACCAGCGCGTCGTCGTCTATGACCTGGGCGGTGGCACGTTCGACGTGTCCATCCTGGAGATCGGCAAGGACGTCTTCGAGGTGCTGGCGACGGCGGGTGACACGTACCTGGGCGGCGACGACTTCGACGACCGCATCATGACGTACCTGGCGGACGACTTCCTGAACAAGACGCGGCTGGATCTGCGACAGAACAAGTTCTGCCTGCAGATGCTCAAGGAGGCCGCGGAGAAGGCGAAGATCGACGTGGGGCAGACGGGCTCGGCGGACATCCTCTGCCAGGGCATCTGCCAGGACGCGCAGGGCAACGTGATGGACCTGCGCAACACGCTCAACCAGGACCAGTTCAACAAGATGGTGATGGACCTGGTGCAGCGCACGTTCAAGGTCTGCGACGAGGCGCTGCAGAGCGCGCGGCTGACGGCGGCGGACATCGACGCGGTCATCCTGGTGGGTGGGCCCACGCGGCTGCCCATCATCCGCAACTCGGTGAAGCACTACTTCCAGAAGGCGCCGCTGGAGGGAATCAATCCGGACCAGGTCGTGGCGATGGGCGCCGCGCTCCAGTCGCACGCGCTGCTCGACAGCAAGACGGAGACGTTCCTGGTGGACGTCACGCCGCTGACGCTGCGCATCGGCACGGTGGGTGGGTACACCGAGAAGATCATCGACAAGAACACGCCGGTGCCCATCGACCGCTCGAAGGCGTTCACCACCAGCCGTGACGGGCAGGAGAAGGTGAAGATCCGCGTGTACCAGGGCGAGTCCAACCGGGCCGACGAGTGCGAGATGCTCGGCGAGTTCGAGTTCGCGGGCTTCCGCATCGGGTATCGCGGTGAGGTGAAGATCGAGGTCACCTTCGAGATCAACACCGACGGCCTGGTGAACGTGTCCGCGTGCGACACGGAGACGGGCCAGAAGACGTCGACGACCATCACGCTGTCCTCGGGCATGTCCGAGGCGGACATCCAGAAGTCCATCCAGGCGAACCGGAGCACGCGGCTGGCTGGGCACAACAACTCCGACCTGCCCGCCGTGGCCCAGTAA
- a CDS encoding J domain-containing protein, producing MPPGSAPAPRGTPVGLTPPTPTPVVGAPRAAPANRPPSGAVPAISPVVPPIAPAVPSIAPATGAPAVPTIAPATGAPAAPRSPALTPRPPPTLAVGQVIAPPPPPSVPANRPGARPTMSLPAIAPSDLSPRPPVPGIPPVAAPRVPAVSPLVPPIAPAIPSVAPMTPPPPPPGALSPPPPPSADKGPGLDANQLADLASRCAKLEQLDYFEVLLLERTATPADIKKAFYRESRTYHPDRFFHITDKQLKEQVHELYKRVTEAYYVLRDDTKRKKYVSDVTGPERAQKLRFTEASEAETKAAAKKEQEEQIGTHPKGRQFYQQAQKDIDAGNWSAAERNLKMALTYEPSNPRYKENLAEAQKRLQEEAKGKGDSFKIR from the coding sequence ATGCCCCCCGGCTCGGCCCCCGCGCCGAGGGGAACCCCGGTCGGCCTGACGCCGCCGACGCCCACCCCCGTCGTGGGAGCACCGCGCGCGGCGCCCGCGAACCGTCCTCCCTCGGGAGCCGTTCCCGCCATCTCCCCCGTCGTTCCGCCCATCGCGCCCGCGGTGCCCTCCATCGCGCCAGCTACGGGCGCACCCGCGGTGCCCACCATCGCGCCGGCCACGGGCGCGCCCGCCGCGCCGCGCAGTCCGGCCCTGACGCCGCGCCCGCCTCCGACGCTCGCCGTCGGTCAGGTCATCGCACCGCCGCCCCCGCCCTCGGTGCCCGCGAATCGCCCCGGCGCCCGGCCCACCATGTCGCTGCCGGCCATCGCGCCGTCGGACCTCTCGCCGCGACCTCCCGTCCCAGGCATCCCGCCGGTCGCCGCGCCCCGCGTGCCCGCGGTCAGCCCGCTGGTCCCGCCCATCGCGCCGGCCATCCCGTCCGTGGCGCCGATGACACCGCCGCCCCCACCGCCGGGCGCGCTGTCACCGCCGCCGCCGCCGAGCGCCGACAAGGGCCCGGGGCTCGACGCCAACCAGCTCGCGGACCTCGCGTCGCGCTGCGCGAAGCTGGAGCAGCTCGACTACTTCGAGGTGCTCCTGTTGGAGCGCACGGCCACGCCCGCGGACATCAAGAAGGCGTTCTACCGCGAGAGCCGCACCTACCACCCGGACCGCTTCTTCCACATCACGGACAAGCAGCTCAAGGAGCAGGTCCACGAGCTCTACAAGCGCGTCACCGAGGCCTACTACGTCCTGCGCGACGACACGAAGCGCAAGAAGTACGTCTCCGACGTGACGGGCCCCGAGCGCGCCCAGAAGCTGCGCTTCACCGAGGCCTCCGAGGCGGAGACCAAGGCCGCCGCCAAGAAGGAGCAGGAAGAACAGATCGGCACCCACCCCAAGGGCCGTCAGTTCTACCAGCAGGCCCAGAAGGACATCGACGCGGGCAACTGGTCCGCCGCCGAGCGCAACCTCAAGATGGCCCTCACCTACGAGCCCTCCAACCCGCGCTACAAGGAGAACCTCGCCGAGGCCCAGAAGCGCCTCCAGGAAGAAGCCAAGGGCAAGGGCGACTCGTTCAAGATCCGCTGA
- a CDS encoding CvpA family protein produces MVIDLVILGLVLFFGMIGAFTGASRQVANWVGLALGYFASRRLGPLLAPRFAEAVDGPLVVGLVLGTALLFVCVWLTVRYALGALLARFLATGKDNEDRSIDRLLGFILGAAKTAAFAWFVLSAMSFFEQHVVIAGKRLGVSPKDSLAVSAARRYNLFEMSQFAPMDDMVAVARASTDPERAQKLKNDPAYKALRKDPRFQRLLQDDQVKQALARGDTAALLRNDLVLQLIQDPDIAARLGAAAQASERDADVTR; encoded by the coding sequence ATGGTCATCGACCTCGTCATCCTGGGCCTGGTGCTGTTCTTCGGCATGATCGGCGCCTTCACCGGCGCCTCACGCCAGGTCGCCAACTGGGTGGGGCTCGCGCTGGGCTACTTCGCCTCGCGCAGGCTGGGGCCGCTGCTCGCCCCCCGCTTCGCCGAGGCCGTGGACGGGCCGCTCGTCGTGGGCCTCGTGCTGGGCACGGCGCTCCTGTTCGTCTGCGTCTGGCTCACGGTGCGCTACGCCCTGGGAGCGCTGCTCGCGCGCTTCCTCGCCACCGGCAAGGACAACGAGGACCGGAGCATCGACCGCCTCCTGGGCTTCATCCTGGGCGCGGCCAAGACGGCCGCCTTCGCCTGGTTCGTCCTCAGCGCCATGTCCTTCTTCGAGCAGCACGTGGTCATCGCCGGCAAGCGCCTGGGCGTCTCCCCCAAGGACTCGCTCGCCGTCTCCGCCGCGCGCCGCTACAACCTCTTCGAGATGAGCCAGTTCGCGCCCATGGACGACATGGTCGCGGTGGCCCGCGCCAGCACGGACCCCGAGCGCGCCCAGAAGCTCAAGAACGACCCGGCCTACAAGGCCCTGCGCAAGGACCCGCGCTTCCAGCGGCTGCTCCAGGATGACCAGGTGAAGCAGGCGCTGGCCCGGGGTGACACCGCCGCGCTGCTGCGCAACGACCTGGTCCTCCAGCTCATCCAGGACCCGGACATCGCCGCGAGGCTGGGCGCCGCCGCCCAGGCCTCGGAGCGTGACGCGGACGTCACACGTTGA
- the clpX gene encoding ATP-dependent Clp protease ATP-binding subunit ClpX, translating to MESSARREEAPLTPREIYERLDRYVIGQDAAKRAVAIAAHNHLKRVQARRLRRQSLIKKSNILLIGPTGSGKTHIARNLAEILHVPFTTVDATEYTEAGYYGKDVEVMISDLLLKANHSVEDTQRGIIFVDEVDKIARRSQGARNGAGSRDIGGEGVQQGLLKLLEGREVYVPLNVTQAWNKSDFVQVDTRDILFICAGTFSDLHDYGDEPGGGRPLGFGADESFRRAKKRIGTKQLVEFGMLAEFLGRLPVVVQLDLLGEADLIRVLTEPPDSIIREFRELLAMDELELDFDDGALREVVHYSVARGLGARGLRSILEHVMADIMFEAPERRRRQVKVDADYVRPRLATLDAVELNV from the coding sequence ATGGAGTCGTCCGCACGTAGGGAAGAAGCGCCGCTGACCCCTCGGGAAATCTATGAGCGACTGGACCGGTACGTCATCGGCCAGGACGCCGCCAAGCGCGCGGTGGCCATCGCCGCCCACAACCACCTCAAGCGGGTGCAGGCCCGGCGCCTGCGCCGTCAGTCCCTCATCAAGAAATCCAACATCCTGCTCATCGGCCCCACGGGGAGCGGGAAGACCCACATCGCCCGCAACCTGGCGGAGATCCTCCACGTCCCCTTCACCACGGTGGACGCCACCGAGTACACGGAGGCCGGCTACTACGGGAAGGACGTGGAGGTGATGATCTCCGACCTGCTCCTCAAGGCGAACCACTCCGTCGAGGACACGCAGCGGGGCATCATCTTCGTGGACGAGGTGGACAAGATCGCCCGGCGCTCGCAGGGGGCTCGCAACGGCGCGGGCAGCCGCGACATCGGCGGCGAGGGCGTCCAGCAGGGCCTGCTCAAGCTCCTGGAGGGGCGCGAGGTCTATGTCCCCCTGAATGTCACGCAGGCGTGGAACAAGAGTGACTTCGTCCAGGTGGACACCCGGGACATCCTCTTCATCTGCGCGGGGACGTTCAGTGACCTGCACGACTACGGGGACGAGCCCGGCGGCGGCAGGCCCCTGGGCTTCGGCGCGGACGAGAGCTTCCGGCGCGCGAAGAAGCGCATCGGCACCAAGCAGCTGGTGGAGTTCGGCATGCTGGCGGAGTTCCTCGGGCGCCTGCCGGTGGTGGTGCAGCTGGATTTGTTGGGCGAGGCGGACCTCATCCGCGTGCTCACCGAGCCGCCGGACTCCATCATCCGCGAGTTCCGCGAGCTGCTCGCCATGGATGAGCTGGAGCTGGACTTCGACGACGGGGCGCTGCGCGAGGTGGTGCACTACTCGGTGGCGCGCGGGCTGGGGGCGCGCGGGTTGCGCTCCATCCTGGAGCACGTGATGGCGGACATCATGTTCGAGGCCCCCGAGCGGCGGCGTCGGCAGGTGAAGGTGGACGCGGACTACGTGCGCCCGAGGCTGGCGACGCTGGACGCCGTGGAGCTCAACGTGTGA
- the speA gene encoding biosynthetic arginine decarboxylase encodes MPANAPPHRWTLADAHELYGIRNWGSPYFGINDKGHVCVHPDGPQAPSMDLKDLVDEVRRRGIGLPLLLRFTDVLRHRVVHLNEAFRKAMADQGFKGGYRGVYPIKVNQHRYVVETIIEAGKGYNYGLEAGSKPELMAVMALLENEDALVICNGYKDEEYIETALFYSRLGRNVILVVEKPSELPLIAEVARRTGITPRLGMRVKLSTRGAGKWEASGGDRSKFGLSSSELMSCIAFMKDTGLLPAFELLHFHLGSQISNIRNVKNALREVGCFYVEVARQGAPLKYLDVGGGLGVDYDGSQTNFASSMNYTTEEYANDVVFGVMEACDRAGVPHPTLVSESGRAVVAHHAVLVVDVLGTSEFDPAQLPDKVDDKAPSVVRNLLSTFREVTNKNLLEAWHDAQDAKEESLTLFSLGHLSLEQRVAAENIYWATCHKIMRIAKEAGEIPEELESLEKALSDTYFCNFSVFQSLPDSWAIDQLFPMMPIHRLAEKPTRRATLADITCDSDGKIEHFIDKREVKDALELHALNDDDYYLGIFLVGAYQEILGDLHNLFGDTHTVQVSLAPNGGYLIDHVVAGDTVTEVLNYVSYNKDDLVARLRKFTEMALRQGRISLDESRTLLRMYEDGLSGYTYLERGVDASFAGSASQLRLVPQPDATRPPVSPSGT; translated from the coding sequence ATGCCCGCAAACGCCCCTCCGCACCGCTGGACCCTCGCTGACGCGCACGAGCTCTATGGAATCCGGAACTGGGGCTCGCCCTACTTCGGCATCAACGACAAGGGGCACGTCTGCGTCCACCCGGACGGGCCCCAGGCCCCCAGCATGGACCTGAAGGACCTGGTGGACGAAGTGCGCCGCCGCGGCATCGGCCTGCCGCTGCTCCTGCGCTTCACGGACGTGCTGCGCCACCGCGTCGTCCACCTCAACGAGGCCTTCCGCAAGGCCATGGCCGACCAGGGCTTCAAGGGCGGCTACCGGGGCGTCTACCCCATCAAGGTGAACCAGCACCGCTACGTGGTGGAGACCATCATCGAGGCGGGCAAGGGCTACAACTACGGCCTGGAGGCCGGCAGCAAGCCCGAGCTGATGGCGGTGATGGCGCTGTTGGAGAACGAGGACGCGCTCGTCATCTGCAACGGCTACAAGGACGAGGAGTACATCGAGACGGCGCTCTTCTATTCGCGCCTGGGCCGCAACGTCATCCTCGTGGTGGAGAAGCCCAGCGAGCTGCCCCTCATCGCCGAGGTGGCGCGTCGCACGGGCATCACCCCGCGGCTGGGCATGCGCGTGAAGCTGTCCACGCGCGGCGCCGGCAAGTGGGAGGCCAGCGGCGGAGACCGCTCCAAGTTCGGGCTGTCCTCCTCCGAGCTGATGAGCTGCATCGCCTTCATGAAGGACACGGGCCTGTTGCCCGCGTTCGAGCTCTTGCACTTCCACCTGGGAAGCCAGATCTCCAACATCCGCAACGTGAAGAACGCGCTGCGCGAGGTGGGCTGCTTCTACGTGGAGGTGGCGCGGCAGGGCGCGCCCTTGAAGTACCTGGACGTGGGCGGCGGCCTGGGCGTGGACTACGACGGCTCCCAGACGAACTTCGCCTCCTCCATGAACTACACGACGGAGGAGTACGCCAACGACGTGGTGTTCGGCGTGATGGAGGCGTGTGACCGCGCTGGCGTGCCGCACCCGACGCTCGTCTCCGAGTCGGGCCGCGCCGTCGTCGCGCACCACGCGGTGCTGGTGGTGGACGTGCTGGGCACCAGCGAGTTCGACCCGGCGCAGCTGCCGGACAAGGTGGACGACAAGGCGCCCTCCGTGGTGCGCAACCTGCTGTCCACCTTCCGCGAGGTGACGAACAAGAACCTGCTGGAGGCGTGGCACGACGCGCAGGACGCCAAGGAGGAGAGCCTCACCCTCTTCTCGCTGGGCCACCTGTCGCTCGAGCAGCGCGTGGCGGCCGAGAACATCTACTGGGCCACCTGCCACAAGATCATGCGCATCGCGAAGGAGGCGGGCGAGATTCCGGAGGAGCTCGAGTCGCTGGAGAAGGCGCTGAGCGACACGTACTTCTGCAACTTCTCCGTGTTCCAGTCGCTGCCGGACTCGTGGGCCATCGACCAGCTGTTCCCGATGATGCCCATCCACCGCCTGGCGGAGAAGCCGACGCGCCGCGCGACGCTGGCGGACATCACCTGCGACTCCGACGGGAAGATCGAGCACTTCATCGACAAGCGCGAGGTGAAGGACGCGCTGGAGCTGCACGCGCTCAACGACGACGACTACTACCTGGGCATCTTCCTGGTGGGCGCGTACCAGGAGATCCTCGGCGACCTGCACAACCTCTTCGGTGACACGCACACCGTGCAGGTCTCGCTGGCGCCGAACGGCGGCTACCTCATCGACCACGTGGTGGCGGGCGACACCGTGACGGAAGTGCTCAACTACGTCAGCTACAACAAGGACGACCTGGTCGCCCGGCTGCGCAAGTTCACGGAGATGGCCCTGCGCCAGGGCCGCATCTCCCTGGACGAGTCGCGCACCCTGCTGCGCATGTACGAGGACGGCCTGTCCGGTTACACGTACCTG